The following DNA comes from Euwallacea fornicatus isolate EFF26 chromosome 28, ASM4011564v1, whole genome shotgun sequence.
TTCAAATATATGCACCGACCCTGTACATATCGGCACATTACGGCTCACGTACTATATATTTATCTGTCCTAAATAACTCGGACAACACGAATTCATATAAAACGGAAGGCATCTATCGCGTTCTAGAGCGATCTATTGTATAGACATGTGTAATATACTACTACTATAATACAATTTATGTGCTAAAGGCGAAATTTTCTCTTCAATTCTATTATTACGTTGAACTTGAACTTTTgaacttaataataaataactgtTTAACTATGAGATGCGTGAGTGTCATTACGGTCTTAAAATAGTTTCAGGGCTCGAGAGCCAAAGAATGGTCACGGATTCGCAAAGTTTACGCTCATCAAAACAATCACTAATTCCTCAAAGTCTTCCAGCTGGATTAGCCGAGATAGAGGTTATCTCGGAGCATTGATaatatagaaataaataaatttaaacaacatTCAATTTACCAAATCTCCAGAATTAAGATAACAGGGATTtaatgtacatatgtatataggTGCcttataaaacaataaatataccATTTCCTTAAATCAAATACAAGTGTATGTGCATGTAACCttccgaaattattaatttttcgaaagcTTAATCTCGAGATGGTGGGCCTTCGAGTCGACCTCATGGCACTTCGTAAGCAGGAACGCGCTAATACCGTGATATTTAAACTGCAGAATTAcaataaattacaattaaattgTAATACATTAATGCTAATGGGCATTCTTAACCCGAGgacctttttgaaaaataatataccaACGTATGGGTCAGAAAATCGTTGGAATGGTAATGGAGGAGGGTGGAGTAAAGCACAAGTCTTAGCAGTACTTCTTTACTTCCCTCAGATCGGGGATCGAATGCCCCCCCCGCGCAATGCATCCGAGTCACCCCGGGTGCGCCTGTTCTTCTCCACGAGAACCTCCACACTTCAGACCTCCGCATTCTTCCCGCGCTCGCATCCCTGAATCACTACTCCCTTCACACTTCCATATGTTTTTGGCGAGATTATAAACGGGCCCTCTTCATCTTTTATCACCGATAATCTATTTCAACTAGTACGAGCTTAGTCCATTTCCGAAATGTGATAAGACACCAACAGGTGTTCGTAACATTGTCCTTATACCTGAGGCCAGGTCATAGCACTATCTTTATGAGACAACATGTATTTTCGCACTCACGTTAGACGGATCGATAAACACCCTCGTAtcactttcttcataaaagctcACATATATGTAAGATTCGTGGTTCAAGGGCAGAGAGAAAAACACAATTCtcagagcacttctttattctccgtgaaccaaaaatggaatcccgatacaacccggtatccatacacagaacacatcccctcttTGTGAGAGAACCGATAAGATGGGAGGGCTGTCCACCCTTTTTcccacgggtaccaaacccctaagcgtcattctcacctaccctaaaggaatttatgaacaaccctctcttcccacgctaatcTGGGGAAGAGTTTGGTACCAAAAGCctgtaccactttcagataatgccaattaatggtcttaacataaacaagaaatgcgaggagattcatgacagcccttctaccattttctcgcacttatcttgggaggaatttagagccagaaccccatgatattttcggataattgattaattgtttcaacatgGACAAAGAATGCTCACGATATGTTCCGAAAACACCTAAATAGGAGCCTTTGAAGATtagttttgttaatattttcaaaatggaacAAAAACCTTCTTCGGGGAACTTCTATTCGGGAAGGGTGGAGCTCTCTGACATGGGGTATTCGTCTTGAAGCACACTAAAGGACCTTTATGttctatttttgtttgtgtaTTTCGTAACAATCTTTTATGCCGCTTTTTTGACATCCTGTATTAAGAAGGCCCGACATATTGAGTTCCTACAGTGCGCTCCGAATCAATGAAAATATCAAGTGGTATTCTGGCCACCAAGTTCTTTGATTAGTGGGAAGTCCTATATGCGGTGAGCGCCACGAAGTTCTTTATTCTTTGAACGTCTCAACTTTTCTCCTCTTTATGTTTCTATCGTCAAAAATATTACCTTCTGACGTAAATATGATAGCGTCAGTATTCAAGATGGCGGATGAAAATCAtttcggaaaaaatttaatccgTAGGGGAAACGAGGTGTCGTGTGACGTATAAGGAATCGTCGTCACGAGTTGATTGTGACTAGAGAAAAATTTGATCTTTTGGCTTAGTAAAAAGAAATGACGGAGAGTCAAGAAAGTTCTGTGATATGTACATTTGAGGGGTAAAAATGTATCATGAgcaatgtgtttttttttcttctgaaaCGTGCagtgtaaaaaatgttaattattctCCAGTTTAAGGGCAAAGCTGTCTACATGTTTCATTCCCGGTGCTTTGTCTATTTCCTAAAAAGGTAAGCTACCAAACCAAATAAGTTACGTAACACTAATACCTACGCTACACGCACATGATTCTAACGAcagtaataaatttgcattcaaCTTGGTGTTTATAATCACATTTAGCAGCTACAAACATACACGCCCATATAAGCGCATGGCTACCCTACAGAAAAACTTCTATGCGAACAAAATTACCACACACAACAAAGCACACTGCACACCCTACTTGTTACAACCCCCTAATTCGAACTTTCTTTTTCTAGAGTTTAGGCAACCACGAATTCGACTTCACTGAGGCCGCATTATCGTCCTTTCTAGATGCTATCAGTGTTCCAGTGGTCGCAGCCAACACGAATTTCTCTCAGGAACCCTCTTTAGAAGGAAAAATCCAACCCTCCGTTATCCTTGACGTAGACGGTAGGAAAGTGGGAATTATCGGCTACCTCACCCCCAACACTGCTGTTATATCGTCAACTGGCAAAGTCACGTTTGAAGGAGAAGTTGCCTCTCTCAGGCGAGAGTCTGAGGCGTTGGCCTCTCAGGGAGTGGACATCATTATAGCCTTGGGTCATTCAGGGCATATCATGGACCGCACTATAGCCAGCGAGGTTGAGTTGGTGGATGTGGTCATCGGGGGGCACACCAAAACGTTTTTGTGGAATGGAGATCAGCCCGATTCAGAGCAAATTGATGGGCCGTATCCCACGGTCGTCACTCAAGAATCCGGGAAACAAGTTCCAGTAGTCCAAGCATATGCCGATACCAAGTATTTAGGGGTCCTGAACTGCACTTTTGACTCTAAAGGCAATCTAATGTCGTTTTCTGGACAACCGATCTTCATGGAGGCAACAATTCCTCAAGAGGAGGAGGTTTTGGATTTACTGGAAGTTTACAGACCAACAATTGAtgcattaaatgaaaatattgtagGAACCTCTAAGGTAACCCTTCTAGGGGATTGGGAGTGCCGACACAAAGAATGCAACTTAGGCAATTTGATTACTGATGCATTTGTATCCTACGCCCTGAGAGAATCTACAGAAAAATGGACGGACACACCAATTGCCATATGTAATGGGGGGTCTATTAGGACTTCTATCACCCCCGTTGCAGAGACTGGTAGTATAACCATGGGAGATTTATTAGAAGTACTCCCTTTTGGCAATCAAGTGGTGCAGCTCACATTAAAAGGCTCGGACTTGTTACTAGCCCTGGAACAAATGGTCAGAAGCAATGGAGAAACTTCTCAAGGGGAGTTTCCTCAGATTTCCGGCCTCAAACTGACCTTGAATATGTCTCAACCGTCCTATTCCAGAGTAGTTTCAGTGAAGGCCCGTTGTGGTGTATGTGAGATTCCAGTATACGAGACTGTAGACcccgaaaaaaattatactctggttacttcaagtttcttatcGTCGGGAGGAGATAATATTACAGTATTTAGCGAAATGGCTTTGGAGAGGAATGTTTTGGATCTAAGAGACTTGGATGCTGTAGTCGAATATTTTAGTAGGTACAGCCCCGTGTATCCAGAAGAGCAAGGACGTATTAAGTTTGTGGAGGCGTCATCAGATGGGGATGAGGAAGATGACGAAGATCCAGATCATGATGGAGATGATGATAATGCAGGCAATGCCTTAATAATCAGTTGGCAGCTATTGCCCCTGGCATTATTGTCATCGTCGGCAATACATTCCAttgttttgtaataaaaacacCTACGCTGAGTAAGGACATAATGTTTCTTTTCTCCTTCAATCACGgttagaaaatcaaaaaagtcaCTCGAGTTTTGTAGGAAAAACCGTACAACTACAGAGTGACCCAGAAAAACATAATACCGCAAATGTCTTTCCCTGTTTGCATGGAAATATGATCGTCTTCGTGGTAGAGAACTTTAGAGCTGATTAAAAAATGCCTTTAAgtaacttaaaaaacaaattttaattaaccttCAAACTTCCAAATATCACCAAGAAAACTAAGGTTCCTATTTCTACATGGCACCCACGTGAgttaaaagcatttttggtTCCTTATTACGCAGCTTTACAAGTTTGATCGAGTTTATATTTTCACGGTCATCTtatgtttttcgaaatttagcCGTTAATTAACTGCGACTTTAAAGCATTGGAAAGGTTCgaagcattaaattttgatgttaCTAAGAAGCAAAAACGAATGAAATCTTTATTTAAACAGACCTTGAGGGctaaaaaatacataagtTCCACCGATTAGACTTTCCATttgtacttttaaaaaattacgaacaACGTAAATGTTTCTATACAAATGTCTTTACTTTTTCAGAGCTTAGGCAACCACGAATTCGACCTCACGGACGTGGTTCTCGCCTCTTTCATCGATCATCTCACCCCCCCAATATTGGCAGccaatttagatttttcccAAACCCCTTCCTTGAACGGCAAAATCAAGCCTTCCATAATATTAAACGTGCAAGATAAGCAAGTGGGAATTATCGGCTACCTCACCCCTGAAACTCTTAAAATCTCCAACGTTGGGAATGTTACATTTGAGGACGAGGTAATAGCCATAAAAAGAGAGGCCGAAGCGCTCGCTGCACGAGGTGTGAACATCATTATCGCCCTTGGTCATTCAGGATATGTTATGGATCAAACTATTGCCAGAGAGGTCGATTTAGTAGATGTAGTTATAGGGGGACACACTAACACTTTCCTTTGGAATGGGGAGCAACCTGATTCGGAGTTCGTTGAAGGGCCTTATCCACAAGTGGTGACTCAGGTATCTGGAAAGAAGGTGCCGGTGGTTCAGGCTTATGCCTACACCAAATATTTAGGGGTGCTAAACTGCACCTTTGACAATAAGGGAGATTTAACTTCTTTTGCTGGACAGCCGATTTTACTCGAATCAAAGATACCTCAAGAAACTGAGCTACTGCAACTCCTAGAAGTCTATCGCCCGGCTATTGATGCTTTAAGTATGCAAGTTATTGGACAGTCCAGAGTGTTGCTCGATGGAGACAACTGGAGGTGTCGACACGAAGAGTGTAATTTCGGAAATCTTATCACCGATGGTTTAGTTCACTATGCTCTTACCGAAACAAGTGTAAAATGGACGAACGTCCCCATTGGACTCTACAATGGAGGCGGCATTAGAAATAGCATTACCCCACATCCAGTCACAGGAGATATAACTAGAGGGGACCTTATTGCAGTACTGCCATTTGGAAACCAAGTCATTCAACTTACTTTAAGAGGTTCGGACTTGCTCTATGCCATAGAGCAAATGGTTAGAAGCAATGGAGAAACCTCTCTAGGGGAGTTTCCCCAAGTCTCAGGACTGAAGGTTACACTAAATATGTCCCAACCTGCATATTCCAGGGTGCATTCTCTTAAAGTTAGATGTGGAACGTGCGAAATTCCCGATTATGAACCCTTAgacgttaataaaaattatacactTGTAACTTCTAGTTTCTTGGCCGACGGTGGGGATGGCATTACAACCCTTAAAGAAAAAGCTCTGGAGAAAATTACAATGGACTTGGGAGATTTGGACGCGGTAGCTAATTATATCACGAAATATAGTCCAATTTATTCTGAGATTGAAGGTAGGATACGCTTTGTTAATGGCACTTCTAGATGTGGAAACAGCAGCGGAAGAATAGGTTTTACTTGGAGTTTGCTGGTTTTAGCTTTAATGGGTagaagtttattaaaattaattatttggtGACTATAGAagactaaaaattttattttatgatttttgtaattttaaaataaaattgtttcgagtacatgtttgtttgtttaagcaaATTTACCGGaaatcaaaagattttttttattcttcgaaatttaaatattgctaTTTAATTAGTAGGATAtagcaaaaatatacaatatgtaaacattttatatattatttgtattatttacaTGATGGATTGAACAGCTCTAATGATCACTTATAGAAATGTCTATTAGATTGGCATGCGACATATTAACTGATCCTTAATTGTCATTTGTCATCGAAAATGCAAGATGAATGGGTGGGTGAGGGGCTGAGAGGAAGGGGGAAACGAGTTGTCAAGAAAAGTGGTAGAATCGTGTAAAATGTCGACGTGTTAACCCGCtaaagaaaacgaaaaataatgaatttattagTGAAATCGAGTATAGTAAATGGTCGTTACCGCGTAGCAAATTAATTCGACCGTTATCTAGGTTTGAGGCTAAAGAAGTGCACAATTCAATCATCGACGTCCGCAGcatatttgtttacatttttttgaacatcTTGACGTCTTCTTGCAAATCTTTACTGAAGAAGTGGAAAATTTCGGAATTTTAATCATAATCCTAAGCTGTGATATTTTAGATTAGTAGTCTGTAATGTATGAGCTTTCGCGATAGTAATAATCAAGTCAGACACGAAAATGTTATATGGGAAACTTAAGATCCACACTTGCAGGGTCATCCTGCTCACCTCTTTAGTGTGGTTTCTGGTGGACGTAGTTATACTAAGTTTTTATTCGGACTGTTTGGGTGGTTCCTGTAACCAGAAGACCCCACAACCAGAGGCTTTGGTTGATGACGGCAAGGACTATGACTCTGCATTCGGAGAGAATAGAATCG
Coding sequences within:
- the LOC136347284 gene encoding protein 5NUC-like isoform X1, whose protein sequence is MSSKGMELIILGLMAISQVYLARGAPHLRADDFSLVLLHNNDMHGRFEETESNSGTCQKDHRNNTCIGGMARTAHVVRSFKEQEAQGGPPVLFLNAGDTFVGTTWFSVFTWNISSAFMNLLKPDAISLGNHEFDFTEAALSSFLDAISVPVVAANTNFSQEPSLEGKIQPSVILDVDGRKVGIIGYLTPNTAVISSTGKVTFEGEVASLRRESEALASQGVDIIIALGHSGHIMDRTIASEVELVDVVIGGHTKTFLWNGDQPDSEQIDGPYPTVVTQESGKQVPVVQAYADTKYLGVLNCTFDSKGNLMSFSGQPIFMEATIPQEEEVLDLLEVYRPTIDALNENIVGTSKVTLLGDWECRHKECNLGNLITDAFVSYALRESTEKWTDTPIAICNGGSIRTSITPVAETGSITMGDLLEVLPFGNQVVQLTLKGSDLLLALEQMVRSNGETSQGEFPQISGLKLTLNMSQPSYSRVVSVKARCGVCEIPVYETVDPEKNYTLVTSSFLSSGGDNITVFSEMALERNVLDLRDLDAVVEYFSRYSPVYPEEQGRIKFVEASSDGDEEDDEDPDHDGDDDNAGNALIISWQLLPLALLSSSAIHSIVL
- the LOC136347284 gene encoding protein 5NUC-like isoform X3; amino-acid sequence: MARTAHVVRSFKEQEAQGGPPVLFLNAGDTFVGTTWFSVFTWNISSAFMNLLKPDAISLGNHEFDFTEAALSSFLDAISVPVVAANTNFSQEPSLEGKIQPSVILDVDGRKVGIIGYLTPNTAVISSTGKVTFEGEVASLRRESEALASQGVDIIIALGHSGHIMDRTIASEVELVDVVIGGHTKTFLWNGDQPDSEQIDGPYPTVVTQESGKQVPVVQAYADTKYLGVLNCTFDSKGNLMSFSGQPIFMEATIPQEEEVLDLLEVYRPTIDALNENIVGTSKVTLLGDWECRHKECNLGNLITDAFVSYALRESTEKWTDTPIAICNGGSIRTSITPVAETGSITMGDLLEVLPFGNQVVQLTLKGSDLLLALEQMVRSNGETSQGEFPQISGLKLTLNMSQPSYSRVVSVKARCGVCEIPVYETVDPEKNYTLVTSSFLSSGGDNITVFSEMALERNVLDLRDLDAVVEYFSRYSPVYPEEQGRIKFVEASSDGDEEDDEDPDHDGDDDNAGNALIISWQLLPLALLSSSAIHSIVL
- the LOC136347284 gene encoding protein 5NUC-like isoform X2, with translation MSSKGMELIILGLMAISQVYLARGAPHLRADDFSLVLLHNNDMHGRFEETESNSGTCQKDHRNNTCIGGMARTAHVVRSFKEQEAQGGPPVLFLNAGDTFVGTTWFSVFTWNISSAFMNLLKPDAISLGNHEFDLTDVVLASFIDHLTPPILAANLDFSQTPSLNGKIKPSIILNVQDKQVGIIGYLTPETLKISNVGNVTFEDEVIAIKREAEALAARGVNIIIALGHSGYVMDQTIAREVDLVDVVIGGHTNTFLWNGEQPDSEFVEGPYPQVVTQVSGKKVPVVQAYAYTKYLGVLNCTFDNKGDLTSFAGQPILLESKIPQETELLQLLEVYRPAIDALSMQVIGQSRVLLDGDNWRCRHEECNFGNLITDGLVHYALTETSVKWTNVPIGLYNGGGIRNSITPHPVTGDITRGDLIAVLPFGNQVIQLTLRGSDLLYAIEQMVRSNGETSLGEFPQVSGLKVTLNMSQPAYSRVHSLKVRCGTCEIPDYEPLDVNKNYTLVTSSFLADGGDGITTLKEKALEKITMDLGDLDAVANYITKYSPIYSEIEGRIRFVNGTSRCGNSSGRIGFTWSLLVLALMGRSLLKLIIW